The Juglans microcarpa x Juglans regia isolate MS1-56 chromosome 2D, Jm3101_v1.0, whole genome shotgun sequence DNA window attttttagacaaataataattttacatgaTACTGTAatagaattttaaattcaaGCCTCAATAAGAACCAGTTCGAATTTCCACCTACCTACGTTTATACTGTTGTATTATTGACTGATCACTCTGAGGGCTATTGTTTTTGTCCAAGTCgaaaacatcattaaaattaaCGAAGACGACGACGGCTTCATTCctaaaattatatgtatttttttaaaaagtttttttatatagataaaaGGAGGTTcggtaaaaggaaaaataatatttacagttatagatGATATAAATACCGAGGTTGTGTCCTTCTACCAACTCCCTGCCAGGTGATAGGCCAGCCATGCCTAATCGTGGTGACTGCTAACAACCCTGGGCCTTTATCGTGACGTGCTCACCTCCGTCCTttattaatgcggcgtgaccTTGGTCAGGTGCTCATACCTCCCAAGTCTTGTCCAACCGTTGGCGCTTGAGGACTTGGGTGTTCTTGACTTTGCGCGTACGACTCATCGGTCAGTTGAGGTGTTAAGCCCCCTGTCCTAACCCAATGCTTCATGCGTGTTGCTCCTCCTTGTGGGCTCTGTGGGCCATTGTCCCTCTGAGTTCGACTTGGGTCATCCCATTCTTATACAGATTTTGCTAGTGGGGCCTGCCCCTCGCTACCCCCCACCCCTCCCCCATCTGCATGGTTCGAGACAAGAGGTGGCGGGGCACGAGGTGCCCCGCCCCGCACCTCACTATGCAAATATCACccataaattttgttttgacgGGCTATTCTTAGGCCCACCTGTACCCCATGGGCTAGGCTTGCTAGGTCGGGCCCATTACTAGGGACAATCCCCCTTCTCAATTCAagttgtaaattataattaattccTTTCTTTAATTGCATGCAGCATAGATACTAATTTTGTTAAGCATTTAACTCGATCATATTACCACATAAAATTACATGCTAAAGGAGTAGTCATCCAGACGCCCGAGCATACATACGTAAGTTAGTGATCGCTTGCTTCCATTTGATTGAAGTAAAGCAATTGTAAGAAGATATCATATTAACGTATATCAGAGGGCATCATCATTTCGCGAACCTTCTCTTCTTTATCCATCCACTATTAATCATACAACAATCTAATTGGAAATTATCtgttaagataaatataaatattaaaatttaaaattttttagataaataataattttacataatactgtaatagaattttaaattcaaGCCTCAATAAGAACCAGATCGAATTTCCAACTACTTACGTTTCTACTGTTGTAATATTGACTGATCACTCTGAGGGCTATTGTTTTTGTCCAAGTCgaaaacatcattaaaattaaCGAAGACGACGACGGCTTCATTcctaaaattatgtatttttttaaaaagtttttttttttatatatataaaaggaggttcggtaaaaaaaaaaaaaaaaaatatttacagttataaataGTATAAATATCAcacattcttttaaaaaaaataagtaaatataaaatttatataaaaaaattaatttttaataatagattataCTCTTATTCAAAATAAGTACGCGACATATACACGTATCATTATTATGGATAATGCTTATGGCTCATTgggataatgagataagataagttaattttagatgagttgaataaaatattattataatattattttttaatattattattattttgagatttaaaaaaattaaattatttattatttttttgtaaaaattttaaaaaattattatgatgagaagatatgagatgagatgagatcatcacTAAATACAAATAAGACCTTAGTCTACCAAGGATTTTTCTTGAGAAACTCTATcgatttacctttttttttttaatttttatttaataattaaataaatattttttaacgttgttatatttttttttaaatatttaaagatataaatatatatatatttaaaaaaaaaaaaactatttgccCTTGTCGGTAGATTTATCATTTCTCGTGCTGCACCACGGTGCTGCACGACTCCATTACTATATTATAACGAATCCAAGATACCGCCCTCAAGTTTCAACCACCTCTCCTCTCTGACAAATAACTCCTCTTCCTCTACTCTCTGTATCTCTAGTCTCATTGTCTGTGGTAATTCCAAGGAAAGAGGCTTCGCAGAAGTGGTTCAAGGCAAACTATGAATTACACGTGGGCTTTCATAACCAGTTGGTTCACACCCGCCTATCTCTTCCTCCCCCTCAACCTCATCATAGCCACCATCTTTCTCAGATACCGATTCGGCTCTCAGAGAAGACCAGAACAGCAGCAACTCGGTCCAGTCCCGTCCGTTCTCGAACGAGTCAGGTCCATCAACTTCTCCCTCTACAAGTTCAAGCAACCCAACGAAGACCCAATCGCCGATCAGTTTCTCCTGCCCACGGGTCCTAAGCACGTCAACACCCCGTATCCCGTTCCGGATCATCCTCCGACCCAAATCGCCCGGTCTACTTCCGGCCTGTTGGAACGCCTCAAGTCCAtcaacctctcctctctctacCGATCCGACTCGTCCACCAGGGAAATCGAATTTCATCACCCTACGGATCTGACCACGGACGCAGACCATTTGGTGAGGCGGAGCAAGTCGGACAAGGGCGTCGTCGGAGCTCCGGAAAGGCCGGTGGAGAAGATAAAGAAGTCTGCGAGTGAGAAATTGGCGGTGGGGAGCTCCGAAGAGAAGGAGACGGCGTCGTTGGAGGATGACGAAGAGGTGGACGTGAAGGccgatgattttattttaaggttTAAGCAGCAGCTGCGGCTGCAGCGGCTCGACTCTCTTCTTCGTTACAGGGACTTGCTTAAGaggaattaattaaattaaatcgatagtattataatttttctttttgcgcTTTCAGCCGATTATACCCAATACTTGTTGGTCTTCCATGTCAAGATCGTGACGGTATTCGTCGTTTCATCCCGTAATGGATAACAGAGCATGGAGCTGTTAGGAGCTTAGGGTCCGGTGTCTGGGTGGAGCTGAGGGGCTCATGTTATGTAGTCTTGGTGTCTTAGCTTGTGTTCGTATAGATGAGTCAGGATTATGTCCTTGAGCCGTTAGCGTTATAGTTTGCTTTTGTTAGTTGGCCCATGGCCTTTACGGTTTGGCTAGTCTCTGTTTTCATGGAGTATATAAATGGAAGGTGGTAGTCTGTGGGGAGATTATTCTGGAATGTATGTTGTCTAAAATTATTGAAGGAATTGGAGCCTCGAACATCCCAAGCCATAGTTATATTTCTGAATTCCATTCCTACATTTCATCTCCATTACTGTCTCTCTCGTGTTCTTAATTTCCATTTCTGTCTTCTCATCATTACTCCTCAAGTAGGATCATATCAGGAGCATGGCAGTGAGAATTCAACCAAGTACTGGACCTTCTGCTCTCATGGCCGGCTTTTCTTCTTCGACGAACGTGGATTAATTGATTGAATTCCGAGCTAGGGTCATATTGGTCATTTTGAACCCATATATCTGGTTTATTGGGGGTGATGAAACGAAGAGTGATGACAGTTTTAATCAATTAGTGCGTTATCGTATATTGTAAGCGTTTAGTGCTTGcttaaattaattagtaattacctTGCATGCATGGTCATGGATGTAGATGTAAATTATGGCGATATTAGggattatttgcgacgattaTTAATATCGAAAAAGATAGTTTTTGTTATAGTAAAAATGTCTAAAATGACCAAAATTGAAGTGGATATGCTTGCTTGAACTTCGTCGATCATTTCTGTCGTATTGTTTATGTATGTCAATGAGGAAGGTTAACGTATGAACGTTACATGCATGAATGATGTTAAGTAAGGCACACTATAATTCAATTCAAtgatagtaatgagttgagttcctctaataaattaaaggaaaactcTTCTTTCAAGCATTTTTGCACACCAAAGTACACCGACCAAAGCTGACTTGAAAAGATTTAATGAAACGGCTCGTTTTGGTTTTACTTTTAGTAAATGAGTTTTGGGCGGGATCTGAAATGAAAGTTACTGAAACACATAGTTTTGCATTCTCTCTTCTACGCTTCTCTTCTCCGAATGCCTTCTCTCCATTCTCCTCTTCAGGCGGTCGATTCTAGTTCTCTCTTCCATTctcttctctatctctctctcattgccaTTATCTCTATTTTGTTATTCTTTTGGAGAGAGATAGAGTCCCGATTCATAGGCATGTAGAGGCCAACCACTATTCATGGCTACGCTCAGTCCGGTGACCTTCTTTGATTTCAATAGCTACTCCGAGACAACCCGTCTCATATCAACCTGTCTTAAGatcccattctctctctttatacgagttgggttttttcttttggcccAAAATCGTAATTCTTTTGTGTACTTTCaatttgatggttttttttttcgaaaagcGAATTGTGTCATGAAAATCGAACGAATTGAACGCATTTGAGCCCTATGCTCGACTAACATATACTTTTGATCCAAGGGGAATGTATTTTGGTGGGTAAGGGAAGTTGTATTAGTTTCTCAAGAAAATTCAGACTGTCATTGCCTAAGGCcagatgcttttttttttttttttattaaacctGTTAGTGTCGAGAGCGTTTGGCAGGTCGGTGCATATTTGTGGTTCAGTTTGGAGAGGAAACAGGCACAAcaaaattgatgtttttattgATATCAAGAATAGAAATGCGAATGGATCTATTGGGACGAATGAATTTCATGTCAGTGCGCATTAAGGGTTACATTGAGCCTTTATTATTGTTCTATAATTCAATCGTCATTTTTTAACTGTGCATTGGATACAGAGGGTCTTAGTAGGTAAATCTACTAGAGTTTCATAATGTGTGTAATGCAATGATTGCATACACTAGAAAATCTGTCAATGCTGAATAGGGTCTCGAGGCATAAAAATGAGCACGTTTAGAATAGTTAAGATGAACATGGAACAGATGAGTAGTAACTTCAGCAAACGTTGGAGTGGAAGCCATGTATTGTAGGCAGTAATGttgttaataaaaaagattaaaatgcatagcgtttatttttgttattgagtttttcttttgcttatgTATATCTGCTTCTATTTTAAAGAGTTGAAGAAATCTGGTTTGCTTTTCATCGTGTTCGTTgatccattctggaacctggatcTTATATGAAGTTGTTTATTCTTCTATTTAATGCATTCCTTTTGTTTGCTTGATTTCAGATGACACAGACGCCACTTCATGTTTCTGCTGGTTATAACAGGGTTGAGATAGTCAAATTTCTTCTTGATCGGCAAGGGACAAGTCATAAGGTTGAGTTGGAAGCTAAGAACATGGTAagtattaatataattggtttttcttttgaaaaaagtgcgTACATTACAACGATGCTTGGGATTTATTAAGCCTATGCTCACAGCTTATTGATCTTGTTATTGATTCTTGAGTGTCAAATTGATGTGCTTTGCAGTATGGAGAAACTCCTTTGCACATGGCAGCAAAGAATGGATGCAATGATGCTGCACAGTTACTTTGGTCATGGTGCCATTATTGAAACCAAAGCAAATGTGCTTTTTCTTATTACCTTGTGATCCATTTTTGAAGAGTTCAAATTAAAAGTGGGATTTGGATTTCTGATCGTAAACTCAATTTTGTGCTGTCTTATTAATGCAGAATGGAATTACACCATTAAATCTTGTTGTTTGGTACTCACTTCGAGCTGAAGATTGCTCGAGTACAATGCTGATTGTAGTGCTAAGGATAACGTACGATGGATTGCAATCGTTTGAAGGGGATTTCCCGATAGTTAAAAGAACACCAAAAAGACCGGAaactttactttcttttttatcctcGTAACTTTCCGGGCAACCAAATAGATCAGTTTCGTGTAGGCTCGAGAAAGAAAGTGTCTATAGAAGAACAGAGTAAACCAAAAGTGTGGTGGATGTGAGAAAtggggaaaagagaaaaaaagaagaagaagaagggtttGAGattggcaaatggttgtggcgcTCATGGAGAGTGGCAATTGACAAAGGGGGAGATGGACGAAGGGGATCTGGTACTGGTAGTCTTCTTCTCttcgttttctttctttctttctacttttcttttaaaataactcTGACAACAACAGTTCTACATGAGCTTCGTCCGCCATTTCGTCCACCACCTGCTTGTACCTAGGAGAactgtaaattaaatattgcaCGTTTCCTCACAAATAGTTATCCGTCTACGGATagtaaaagtaataaaattcaTTATTGATTGAACACAATATAAATTAGTACGTACGAAACACATATTATCAAGTTGGTGTTGGAACATATAGTAAAGTAtttatgtattataatttaatttaaaaaataaattttaaaatttgacgtGAAATACTTTGCTTTATCACACAGATTATCCGCTCTTATATCAGTTCGATAATAAAATTACTcgaattttaaaagataaaattagagtgcgttgaaaatgaaaagcagAAAAGCTCTTTACTACTCGCGCGTGAACGGATATTTATTTGTGAAAAAACGTgcaatatttttattggaggaACTCAACTCATCACTACCATTGAATTGAATTATAGAATTCAACCAATTACTGGACCTTCTCTCATGGCCGGCGTTTCTTCTTCGACGAACGTGGATTTGATTGAATTTCGAGTTAGCTAGGGCCATATTGGTCATTTTGAACCTATATACCTGGTTTATTGGGGGTGATGAAacgaagaatatatatatatatatagaaggttTAATCCATTATTAGAACTCCTTTGTGTATGCagttaaaagaaatatattttgttaaaagttaaataaaatattattagaatataatttttatttaaaaatttaaaaaaattaaattatttattatattttatgtaaaaatttaaaaaattataataataaaataaaataattttatatatccaaACCGATCTTTTAAGTGTCTTCAATTTCTTATGTAATCGTTTGGTACTTGTTTAAAGTTACttcgcatgcatgcatgcatgcatggtcatGGATGTTGATGTAAAATGTCCCACGCAAATGGCCAAAATTGCAGTGGATACGCTTAAATTCAGGGGGTCATTTCTGTCATTTTGTTTCTGTGTCATGTCAATGAGAAGGGGGGAACGTATGAACGTTACATGCATTAGCGTTGAATAAGGCGGATGCGCAATATGAGTCATTTCAATGGTAGCAATTATGAGTACATGAGTTCCTCCAATAAAAAGATTGCACTCATTCTCACGACCTTAAAATGTCGATGTGTCTCATCAAAATACagctattttaattatttatattctcttaaataattttactttattttcatgaattttatagaaaaagaattttacttttatttgtaattaattcCTCATTAGCTATCCGTTCACGAATAGCTAAAAACTCAATATTATAACGAAAAGATCGTGGAGAATGAGATatctaacactttttttttttttttttctccatgaaAAGACGTCACAATAATGTTACATAAAGCTGTCATcgtgaatatattttatatatatatatataattagaaaataatgttaaatataattgtgaattgtgcaaGCCGTGTTtcacgtaatttttttttaaaaaatagaatctatcattaaaaaattattttattttatgtaattttatatttaatcactttttttttttaaaaaaaattatgcgaaACTTATATTACgtaattataaatttcatttctctATAATGAGGTTACTTAGCTCAAAGAAAATATCGGCCTTTGTCGCTAGCTGGCTACTTGCATTAGACTACTATTAATTCCGGTAACATGTTTAATCGAGTGACTTGCCAAGTTTCAAACCAGACGACCAGACGACCAGACGACCATTGAAAGGCTGATGAGAAATATAGGTGAAAGAGGTTGGCGTTCAACACTTTCCGCTATTGTTCATTTGCCCAGTGCAAAGTCTATCCCTCAATGTCGATGGGATACTGTAGGTGATAGATAGAGCCACGAGCTATTTAAAACTTCGTGATTGTGTTGCTAGTAAACATGAAATCAATACCAGTAGGATTTGCAATTTTTGTGTCTTTTCAAAGAAACTGGTGCTCTGCTGTTCAACTCTCATGACAACTCCTGACTGGGTAAAATAATCCACTGAAAGACCTCAATTTATTCCTTTCTTGAAAGAAATCTGATTTTCATTATTCGCT harbors:
- the LOC121249461 gene encoding pathogen-associated molecular patterns-induced protein A70-like gives rise to the protein MNYTWAFITSWFTPAYLFLPLNLIIATIFLRYRFGSQRRPEQQQLGPVPSVLERVRSINFSLYKFKQPNEDPIADQFLLPTGPKHVNTPYPVPDHPPTQIARSTSGLLERLKSINLSSLYRSDSSTREIEFHHPTDLTTDADHLVRRSKSDKGVVGAPERPVEKIKKSASEKLAVGSSEEKETASLEDDEEVDVKADDFILRFKQQLRLQRLDSLLRYRDLLKRN
- the LOC121250492 gene encoding poly [ADP-ribose] polymerase tankyrase-2-like, whose translation is MATLSPVTFFDFNSYSETTRLISTCLKIPFSLFIRMTQTPLHVSAGYNRVEIVKFLLDRQGTSHKVELEAKNMYGETPLHMAAKNGCNDAAQLLWSWCHY